A window from Sphingobacterium hotanense encodes these proteins:
- a CDS encoding bifunctional folylpolyglutamate synthase/dihydrofolate synthase, producing MKTFAEVIEYLYARLPMFTRDGASAINPDVDKTLLFCEALGNPHQQFKSIHIAGTNGKGSTSHMMASVFAASGYKTGLYTSPHLVDFRERIRIDGQMIPEQRVIDFINDHNDLIEEIKPSFFEVTVAMAFDFFANEKVDIAIIEVGLGGRLDSTNIINPELCMITNIGMDHMNILGDTLEEIAGEKAGIIKPNTPVVNSERQESIQHVFVEKAKENNALLYFANDYYQVNGLERKADGLHLSINNKEDNSTKAWHLDLAGGYQQKNILGVLCAIDQLRAMGFNLPEEQVAYGLSHVQESTGLRGRWQTLSTNPWIICDTGHNEDGIREVLANLATLSYEQLHFVFGAMRDKDLSHILPQLPKDAIYYFAAPDMPRAMPADQLKELAATFGLQGQCYASISEAFLAAKDASKEKELIFIGGSTFVVADVLTNHF from the coding sequence ATGAAAACATTTGCAGAGGTAATCGAGTATCTATATGCTCGATTACCTATGTTTACTCGTGATGGCGCTTCTGCCATCAATCCCGATGTAGATAAGACCTTGCTATTCTGCGAGGCGCTAGGGAATCCTCATCAACAATTTAAGTCTATTCATATTGCCGGCACAAATGGGAAGGGTTCTACTTCGCATATGATGGCTTCGGTATTTGCTGCCTCAGGTTATAAGACGGGGCTATACACATCTCCACATCTCGTTGACTTCAGAGAACGAATTCGTATCGATGGGCAAATGATACCCGAGCAAAGGGTGATAGACTTTATCAATGACCATAACGATTTGATCGAAGAGATCAAACCTTCATTCTTCGAGGTAACAGTCGCAATGGCATTTGATTTCTTTGCGAATGAAAAAGTTGATATAGCGATTATTGAGGTAGGTTTGGGTGGCCGCCTGGATAGTACCAATATTATCAATCCAGAGCTTTGTATGATTACCAATATCGGTATGGATCATATGAATATTTTGGGAGATACCTTAGAAGAAATAGCAGGGGAGAAGGCTGGTATTATTAAGCCTAACACGCCAGTGGTTAACTCCGAACGCCAAGAGTCCATACAGCATGTATTTGTCGAGAAGGCTAAGGAGAATAATGCTCTGCTTTATTTCGCCAATGATTACTATCAGGTCAACGGTCTGGAAAGAAAAGCAGATGGCCTACATTTAAGCATAAACAATAAAGAAGATAATAGTACGAAAGCTTGGCATCTTGACCTTGCCGGAGGATATCAGCAAAAGAATATCTTAGGTGTATTATGTGCTATCGATCAGCTTCGCGCGATGGGTTTCAATCTGCCCGAAGAGCAGGTTGCTTATGGATTGAGTCATGTGCAGGAGTCTACAGGTCTTCGTGGAAGATGGCAAACTTTAAGTACTAATCCTTGGATTATCTGTGATACCGGACATAATGAGGATGGTATCCGAGAGGTGCTAGCCAACCTAGCAACCCTATCCTACGAGCAACTTCACTTCGTATTTGGTGCCATGCGGGATAAAGATTTATCCCATATCTTGCCGCAGCTACCAAAAGATGCGATATACTACTTTGCCGCTCCGGATATGCCGCGTGCCATGCCTGCAGATCAGCTAAAAGAGCTCGCAGCAACCTTCGGTTTGCAAGGCCAATGCTATGCTAGTATCTCCGAAGCGTTTCTCGCAGCTAAAGATGCATCAAAAGAAAAGGAATTGATATTTATAGGTGGAAGTACCTTTGTAGTCGCTGATGTGCTAACTAATCATTTTTAG
- a CDS encoding energy transducer TonB: MYYNQYQEENNLPKALGISSLVMAGLLAIGFFIVFTQDLPEYGMGGIIVNYGTSPEGMGDDYMSVDEPSMDENANNVRPDKIDPTSTPIPTPSQQTADKAVATQDVEDAPVVNKAEKPVKAVAEQTTAEKKNATPAVNPNALYKGKKNNAQGTGDGTGSTPGNQGSNLGDPLASNYGEGGSGFGNMMLSLENRRFTVPPKIEDNGQQTGVVKIEFTVDNKGNILRARQAKGTTIADYRLIQKCINAVQNARLNELPNAPNSQTGLLTFRFRVR, encoded by the coding sequence ATGTATTACAATCAGTATCAAGAAGAAAATAATCTACCGAAGGCTTTAGGGATATCGTCTTTGGTTATGGCGGGGCTTCTCGCTATCGGATTCTTCATTGTATTTACACAAGACCTTCCTGAATATGGGATGGGAGGGATTATTGTAAACTATGGTACTTCTCCGGAGGGTATGGGCGATGACTACATGAGTGTCGATGAGCCTTCGATGGATGAAAATGCCAACAATGTCCGTCCAGATAAAATAGATCCTACCTCAACTCCAATTCCGACGCCTTCTCAACAAACAGCAGACAAAGCTGTTGCTACGCAGGATGTAGAAGATGCTCCTGTTGTAAACAAAGCGGAGAAGCCTGTAAAGGCTGTGGCTGAGCAAACTACTGCGGAGAAGAAGAATGCAACACCTGCAGTTAATCCAAATGCTTTGTACAAAGGCAAGAAGAATAACGCTCAGGGTACAGGAGATGGTACAGGATCAACGCCGGGTAACCAAGGTTCTAATCTAGGTGATCCATTGGCGAGCAACTACGGTGAAGGCGGATCCGGATTTGGTAATATGATGCTCTCTTTAGAAAACAGAAGATTTACTGTCCCTCCAAAGATTGAAGATAATGGCCAGCAGACGGGCGTTGTCAAGATCGAATTTACTGTAGACAATAAAGGCAATATCCTTAGAGCGCGCCAAGCGAAGGGCACTACCATTGCCGATTATCGATTAATCCAGAAGTGTATAAACGCCGTACAGAATGCGCGTTTGAATGAGCTGCCAAACGCTCCAAATTCTCAAACTGGATTACTTACCTTCAGATTCAGAGTTAGATAA
- a CDS encoding ExbD/TolR family protein — protein sequence MNLRNRRNKPSAEVHTAALNDIMFFLMLFFLLASAVSNPQVVKLLLPKSSAGEQSVAKKTMTISITSDLLYHVDKQAVPLESLEQMIQSSMATGEELTIMLYADSTVPIQNVISVMDIANRLKVKMVLATEPKKD from the coding sequence ATGAATTTACGCAATAGAAGAAATAAACCTTCTGCAGAAGTACATACAGCAGCGCTGAATGACATCATGTTCTTCCTGATGTTGTTCTTCTTGTTGGCTTCAGCAGTATCTAACCCGCAGGTGGTAAAATTGCTTTTACCCAAGTCAAGTGCTGGTGAGCAATCTGTAGCGAAGAAAACAATGACCATCTCTATCACAAGCGATCTATTATATCACGTCGATAAACAAGCAGTACCGTTAGAATCATTGGAACAGATGATACAATCAAGTATGGCAACCGGTGAGGAATTAACGATCATGCTTTACGCGGATAGCACTGTGCCTATTCAGAACGTTATCTCTGTTATGGATATCGCGAACAGACTTAAAGTGAAGATGGTTTTGGCGACAGAACCTAAGAAAGACTAA
- a CDS encoding MotA/TolQ/ExbB proton channel family protein, translating to MSLVQNPITVDTLNQVQQQTVALATQEDLNLIQLLMKGGWIMIPIILLFFLGLVIFFERYITISKAGKSEGGLLAQVKSNVLSGKLDAAMAVCRSSNSALARMLQKGLTRVGRPIKDIEGAIENQGKLEVSRLEKNINILGIIAGIAPMLGFVGTIFGVIQIFRDVEIAGGIDIGSVSGGLYVKMIASASGLTIGILAYIGYHILNMMVERLILRIETDAIEFIDLLDEPSM from the coding sequence ATGTCATTAGTACAGAACCCTATTACCGTTGATACCTTAAATCAAGTTCAACAACAAACCGTAGCCTTAGCTACTCAGGAGGATTTAAACCTAATTCAGCTATTGATGAAAGGTGGATGGATCATGATTCCCATCATATTACTATTCTTCTTAGGATTAGTAATCTTCTTCGAACGCTACATCACCATTAGTAAGGCTGGAAAGTCTGAAGGAGGCTTATTAGCACAAGTGAAGAGCAATGTGCTTTCAGGTAAACTGGATGCAGCAATGGCAGTATGTCGCTCATCGAACTCTGCATTAGCTCGCATGTTGCAAAAAGGTTTGACTCGTGTTGGTCGTCCGATCAAGGATATCGAAGGTGCTATCGAGAACCAAGGTAAACTTGAAGTATCTCGTTTGGAAAAGAACATCAATATCTTAGGTATTATCGCAGGTATTGCACCGATGCTTGGTTTCGTAGGAACGATCTTCGGGGTAATCCAGATCTTCCGTGATGTTGAAATTGCGGGCGGTATTGATATTGGCTCGGTATCTGGAGGTCTTTATGTAAAAATGATTGCATCGGCATCAGGTTTAACAATCGGTATCTTAGCTTATATTGGATACCACATTTTAAACATGATGGTGGAGCGCTTAATCCTTCGCATCGAGACTGATGCTATCGAGTTTATCGATCTATTGGATGAGCCAAGTATGTAA
- a CDS encoding HU domain-containing protein: protein MDLGKYIHQLLKRRNEVYVKGLGTFKRIHTSSVYDERRAMYLPPVTYLEFDAKSNEGVDFADYVQQSLQLSRTEAEQKVEEQVIQLLEEIKDHGVGVLNHLGQFIKHGNSLVFKAEDLSGFHLQPVEGVQEEVAEVPIAAEIVVEEPIREEELVEEEPVEAVVPEVEAPIVEEPIQAEEQATLVEPEVKSSNKTAWYMVAAIVALAIIGSLFYLNRAGQTTAEAPSTDTIANAPVTDIDTAVTQSLDTLNQVADTTVVDTTQRTVPTDNKPLIPANHNYQVVIGSHRTLAQAYEQAESFNKAGITSVRVIPSKLAKNLKKVIWDSYETKEQADSALRYVQKRYVSDAWSGPINK, encoded by the coding sequence ATGGATTTAGGAAAATACATTCATCAACTTTTAAAACGCAGGAACGAAGTCTATGTGAAGGGCTTAGGTACCTTTAAGCGTATTCATACCTCTTCGGTCTATGACGAGAGGAGAGCAATGTATCTTCCGCCCGTTACTTACTTGGAGTTTGATGCAAAGTCTAATGAGGGTGTTGATTTTGCAGACTATGTTCAGCAATCGCTTCAACTATCAAGGACTGAGGCAGAGCAAAAGGTAGAAGAACAGGTTATTCAGCTGCTTGAAGAAATAAAGGATCATGGCGTAGGTGTTTTGAATCATTTAGGTCAATTCATCAAGCATGGGAATTCTTTAGTCTTCAAGGCCGAAGATCTTTCAGGATTCCATTTGCAACCGGTAGAAGGTGTACAAGAGGAAGTTGCTGAAGTTCCTATCGCTGCGGAAATAGTGGTTGAAGAACCGATCCGCGAAGAAGAACTAGTAGAAGAAGAGCCTGTAGAAGCAGTAGTACCGGAGGTGGAAGCTCCAATTGTTGAAGAGCCAATACAAGCCGAGGAACAAGCAACTCTTGTCGAGCCGGAAGTGAAATCCTCGAATAAGACTGCTTGGTATATGGTTGCCGCAATAGTCGCATTAGCAATTATTGGAAGCTTGTTCTATCTCAATCGTGCGGGACAAACAACAGCAGAGGCGCCATCTACTGATACAATAGCGAATGCTCCTGTAACGGATATTGATACTGCAGTAACCCAGAGTTTGGACACATTGAATCAAGTTGCAGATACGACTGTTGTTGATACAACACAGCGTACTGTTCCTACAGATAATAAACCATTAATTCCGGCAAATCATAATTATCAAGTCGTAATTGGTTCACATCGAACTTTGGCGCAAGCTTATGAGCAAGCGGAATCTTTTAATAAAGCAGGGATTACTTCTGTTCGGGTAATTCCAAGTAAGTTGGCTAAAAACCTTAAAAAGGTTATTTGGGATTCTTACGAAACAAAAGAACAAGCAGACTCTGCACTCCGTTATGTGCAGAAAAGATATGTTTCTGACGCATGGTCGGGACCTATAAATAAGTAA
- a CDS encoding TonB-dependent receptor, translating to MGSQAYAQRDTTNRPVTLDSFDIVRDYRPILADAVKIRRSPDMANKREYMPKLNYGNVPDKKLDINTGLSELKIMETPFSRIVDHSSNYVKLGVGNLGTILGEAYFAVEDYEDIRFGGFVKHLNQKGNLDDQKFSRQEVGVFGRRIFPMFTVNGLIGYNGFGTRFYGIPMDVDNNNLNPTREAQRFNDIYFSGELTSNFDPANEDALSYSVKADAYTYRDKFEGKENSIALSGYLNKRLRTFNIGANVALDFNSIGGVNTPDGNLNNSLVNANPYIKFKGDNYNITLGANIVSEFGDSSRFNIFPVAEIDFSLVPGYFYIFGGVKGGVEKGSFRSFTKTNPYLGLTPNIMNTVERMNIYGGIKGNAGATFGYKVKAFYRQIEGLPMFVNNVDRPFQFDLVYDGDGDKALKHVGIEGEINVRLSELVNLGGRLNIDNYTTVSQEEAWHLPKMRLAANARFNISEKLYIDAEALFHGNATAREYTYTTDQATNVTSPSATYSKTSIPSFFDLSAGAEYKATKQLGIFVKANNIFNTEYSRYLYYPKLGFNILGGINFSF from the coding sequence ATGGGATCACAAGCATATGCGCAGCGTGACACCACGAATCGCCCAGTAACCTTGGATTCATTTGATATTGTTCGTGACTATCGTCCTATTCTTGCTGATGCGGTGAAGATTCGTCGTAGCCCTGATATGGCAAACAAACGTGAATATATGCCGAAGTTGAATTATGGCAATGTTCCGGATAAGAAATTAGATATCAATACAGGATTAAGTGAGTTGAAAATTATGGAAACTCCTTTTTCTAGAATTGTAGATCATAGCAGTAACTATGTGAAGTTGGGCGTGGGTAATCTAGGTACTATCCTTGGCGAGGCTTATTTCGCGGTGGAAGATTATGAGGATATCCGTTTTGGAGGTTTTGTAAAACACCTGAACCAAAAGGGTAATTTAGACGATCAGAAGTTCTCAAGACAAGAGGTTGGTGTTTTCGGTCGCCGTATATTCCCTATGTTTACTGTGAATGGATTGATTGGTTACAACGGTTTTGGAACTCGTTTTTACGGAATCCCAATGGATGTTGATAATAATAATCTTAATCCAACACGCGAAGCACAACGCTTTAATGATATCTACTTCTCAGGAGAGTTGACAAGCAACTTTGACCCGGCTAATGAAGATGCATTAAGCTACTCTGTTAAAGCGGATGCTTATACCTATAGAGATAAGTTTGAAGGTAAAGAGAATTCGATTGCCCTTTCAGGTTACTTAAATAAACGCCTTCGTACTTTCAATATCGGTGCTAATGTGGCCTTAGATTTCAATAGCATCGGCGGTGTGAATACACCTGATGGTAATTTGAACAACTCGCTTGTCAATGCGAATCCTTATATCAAATTCAAAGGGGATAACTACAATATTACCTTAGGAGCAAATATCGTATCAGAATTTGGAGATAGTTCAAGATTTAATATTTTCCCAGTTGCCGAGATAGACTTCTCGCTTGTGCCGGGCTATTTCTATATCTTCGGTGGTGTGAAAGGTGGTGTGGAGAAAGGATCATTCCGTAGCTTCACGAAAACTAATCCATATTTAGGATTGACTCCAAACATCATGAATACGGTAGAACGTATGAATATCTATGGTGGTATCAAAGGAAATGCGGGAGCTACATTTGGGTATAAGGTAAAAGCATTCTACAGACAGATCGAAGGATTACCAATGTTTGTTAACAATGTGGATCGTCCGTTCCAATTTGACTTAGTATATGATGGTGATGGCGATAAGGCATTGAAACATGTAGGAATCGAAGGAGAGATCAACGTTCGTTTATCAGAATTGGTTAATTTAGGAGGTCGCTTGAATATTGATAACTACACGACTGTATCCCAAGAAGAAGCTTGGCATTTGCCAAAAATGCGATTAGCTGCTAATGCTCGATTTAATATTTCGGAGAAATTATACATCGATGCTGAAGCGCTCTTCCATGGAAATGCTACTGCTCGTGAATATACTTATACAACAGACCAGGCTACGAACGTGACTTCACCATCAGCGACTTACTCGAAGACTTCGATTCCATCGTTCTTTGATTTAAGTGCCGGTGCAGAATATAAAGCGACTAAACAATTGGGTATTTTTGTGAAAGCAAATAACATATTCAATACAGAATACTCTCGCTACTTATACTATCCGAAGCTAGGATTTAATATATTAGGCGGTATTAATTTTTCGTTTTAA
- a CDS encoding tetratricopeptide repeat protein, with product MYKKIYQVGVALTLLSTPVFAQHSAWQEVNKAYKEGLELYERGKYSSAAKQFDKVEEIRTKSTLQLDETEELSLLKENVRFFQAVCALELGESDAENRFLKYIRDYPASANSKAAYFQIGKSYYAKQDYAKAIEWFEKIDSKNLAGAENTEYRFKLAYAKFMTGDYEASKPVFTELKDKSGQYQEASIYYYAYLSYLDQEYKTALNEFERLEGSKTYENSYPYYITALYFLDKRYDDVLAYALPKLQSTKQESETEMFRIVAATYFIKGDLVKSKEYYDKFQAQDQGKTQNNQDSYQIGYINYKLGNYEKAIQELEKLEEPDAYFQSAMITLGDSFLKTGNKQSARNAFFRASKLDFDPQLKEEGLFNYAKLSYDLEFHQVALDAVQEYIKTYPRSKRNEEAKTLLAEVLLSTKNYRAAVDVLEDLDRRSKEANAAYQKVTYYRGLEYYNERAFENAISMFMRSEASRHDEEIYALATYWKAEAMYEVRKYKEAVANFNKFLQLPAARKTDVYNYANYALAYAAFRADNYSTAANYFERFLSGGGKDGIDLNTRNDAMARAADSYLAIKNYSKAANYYDRLIASGAQSQDYALFQKGILLGLQGNNQGKIETLNSVMSKYPKSNYADDVAFEVPYTYFLMGQHDLAITGLQKMVEQYPRSSYVPRALTTIGLVQYNKDDNDAALATFQRVVNQYPTTDEAKQALASIENIYLDKGDASGYIRYATSTNIGDLSTAEQDAHAFSVARTLFDRGNHQATVEAVNAYFDKFPKPIQEKHARFLRAESNAALGKDKEAMHDFNIIMNDWTSAYTERTLVSVAKLHLRNKAYNEAVQVLKKLELTSEYKENYGWAVNNLLVSYFNIGDYTETLTYANIIKKYEKASEEDIAKAHLYAAKAYLSTSKGSEGMKELNLAALKSKTETGAEARYLVAEQQVKNKNYDGAIKSAMDISDSFSSYDYWVAKGFILMAKAYIGKDDKFQAKSTLESIIDNYENTTDGVLDEAKKLLATIK from the coding sequence ATGTATAAAAAAATTTACCAGGTAGGTGTGGCTTTGACCTTATTGAGTACACCTGTATTCGCGCAGCATTCAGCTTGGCAGGAGGTGAATAAGGCATATAAAGAGGGCTTAGAGCTTTATGAGCGCGGGAAATACAGTTCAGCGGCAAAGCAGTTTGATAAAGTAGAGGAAATCAGAACGAAGTCTACCTTGCAATTGGATGAAACCGAAGAGTTAAGTTTATTGAAAGAGAACGTTCGTTTCTTTCAAGCGGTTTGCGCTTTAGAGCTTGGTGAATCGGATGCTGAAAACAGGTTCTTAAAATACATTCGCGACTATCCGGCTTCGGCAAACTCGAAGGCGGCCTATTTCCAAATCGGTAAATCATACTACGCGAAGCAAGATTACGCGAAAGCCATTGAATGGTTTGAAAAGATCGATAGCAAAAACTTAGCGGGAGCAGAGAATACGGAGTACCGTTTTAAGCTTGCCTACGCTAAATTTATGACTGGTGATTATGAGGCTTCGAAGCCGGTTTTCACTGAGTTGAAAGATAAATCAGGGCAATATCAAGAAGCATCGATCTATTACTATGCTTACTTAAGCTACTTAGACCAGGAATACAAGACGGCGTTAAATGAATTTGAACGCTTAGAAGGTTCAAAAACATACGAAAATTCTTACCCATATTATATCACAGCGTTGTATTTCTTAGATAAGCGCTATGATGATGTTTTGGCTTATGCGCTTCCTAAGTTGCAAAGTACGAAGCAAGAGAGCGAAACTGAGATGTTCCGTATTGTTGCGGCGACCTACTTTATCAAAGGTGATTTAGTAAAGTCGAAAGAATACTACGATAAATTCCAAGCGCAGGATCAAGGTAAAACGCAGAATAATCAAGATAGCTACCAAATTGGTTATATCAATTATAAGTTAGGTAACTACGAAAAAGCAATTCAAGAGTTAGAGAAATTGGAAGAGCCGGATGCGTACTTCCAAAGTGCGATGATTACGCTTGGTGATTCATTCTTGAAAACCGGCAATAAGCAAAGCGCTAGAAATGCATTCTTCCGTGCTTCGAAATTGGATTTCGATCCGCAATTAAAAGAAGAAGGTTTATTCAACTATGCGAAGCTTTCGTATGATTTGGAATTCCACCAAGTGGCATTGGATGCGGTTCAGGAATATATCAAAACATATCCAAGATCGAAGCGTAATGAAGAGGCGAAGACGCTTTTAGCGGAGGTGTTGTTAAGCACGAAAAACTACCGTGCGGCGGTCGACGTTTTAGAAGACCTTGACAGAAGAAGTAAGGAGGCGAATGCAGCATACCAAAAGGTGACTTACTATCGCGGTTTAGAATATTATAACGAACGTGCATTTGAGAACGCAATTTCCATGTTCATGCGCTCTGAGGCGAGTCGCCACGACGAGGAGATTTATGCGTTAGCAACCTATTGGAAAGCAGAAGCAATGTATGAAGTTCGTAAGTATAAAGAAGCGGTTGCAAACTTCAATAAGTTCTTACAATTGCCGGCGGCTCGTAAGACTGATGTTTACAACTATGCAAACTATGCTTTAGCATATGCGGCTTTCCGTGCGGATAACTACAGCACAGCGGCAAACTATTTCGAACGTTTCTTATCAGGTGGTGGTAAAGATGGCATCGATTTGAATACTAGAAACGATGCGATGGCACGTGCGGCTGACTCCTACTTGGCGATCAAAAACTACAGCAAGGCAGCGAATTATTATGACCGTTTAATTGCTTCAGGAGCACAGAGTCAGGACTACGCTTTATTCCAAAAAGGTATCTTGTTAGGCCTTCAAGGAAACAACCAAGGGAAGATCGAGACCTTGAATTCGGTGATGTCGAAATACCCGAAATCAAATTATGCGGATGATGTGGCGTTCGAAGTGCCATATACGTATTTCTTGATGGGTCAACATGATCTTGCTATCACCGGTCTTCAGAAGATGGTGGAGCAATACCCAAGAAGTTCATATGTGCCAAGAGCACTGACGACAATCGGTTTGGTGCAGTACAATAAAGATGATAACGATGCCGCGCTAGCGACATTCCAGCGCGTTGTTAATCAATATCCAACAACCGATGAGGCGAAACAAGCATTGGCATCTATCGAGAATATTTATTTGGATAAAGGTGATGCATCGGGATATATCCGTTATGCGACTAGCACAAATATTGGTGACTTAAGTACTGCGGAGCAGGATGCCCATGCATTCTCCGTAGCACGTACATTATTTGACCGTGGAAACCACCAAGCGACTGTTGAGGCGGTAAATGCTTATTTCGATAAGTTCCCTAAGCCTATTCAGGAGAAACATGCTCGTTTCTTACGCGCGGAGTCCAATGCTGCTTTAGGGAAAGATAAGGAAGCGATGCATGACTTCAACATCATTATGAACGACTGGACCTCGGCTTATACGGAGCGCACGTTGGTGTCTGTTGCGAAGTTGCACCTACGCAATAAAGCTTACAATGAAGCTGTTCAAGTATTGAAGAAGTTAGAGCTGACGTCAGAATATAAAGAGAATTATGGCTGGGCAGTGAACAACTTGCTGGTTAGTTATTTCAATATCGGCGATTATACAGAGACCTTAACTTATGCGAATATCATCAAGAAGTATGAGAAAGCTTCGGAAGAGGATATCGCCAAAGCGCATTTGTATGCAGCGAAAGCTTATCTATCTACGAGCAAAGGCTCGGAGGGTATGAAGGAGCTTAATCTTGCTGCTTTAAAATCGAAGACAGAAACTGGCGCGGAAGCACGTTATCTTGTTGCTGAACAACAAGTGAAGAACAAGAACTACGACGGTGCGATCAAGTCGGCAATGGATATTTCAGATTCTTTCTCATCATACGATTACTGGGTTGCTAAAGGATTTATCTTGATGGCCAAGGCTTATATTGGCAAAGACGATAAATTCCAAGCGAAGTCGACCCTAGAAAGTATTATTGATAACTACGAAAACACAACGGATGGTGTGTTGGATGAAGCAAAGAAACTATTAGCAACAATTAAATAA